A section of the Pseudophryne corroboree isolate aPseCor3 chromosome 11, aPseCor3.hap2, whole genome shotgun sequence genome encodes:
- the LOC134969669 gene encoding uncharacterized protein LOC134969669 produces the protein MDGRSQQHLPADYSPSKMSGVQRSSRPARGRVPPKRPGKGERKIGSSELQPVSGSRVRREPAVSGKGQTAAESESSCFKISYNSILETIEAILQQAKDEMTNRQPFPQAITVPGGNPAHQLPRRGLAQQLRVSDPNTPSIQSAGASSRQHGREGTVAPTPQPPALSSRVQSIHSLQRAKYCSSTGSPTSCPTQPPYHAMTDDSPTEGRSVGCYKERSPEADMQSNHRIRQSRPRERENCSPRRLTLYRCCSHREQQWEDVREVRPDWRESRSRSRRSPPHNAEVSRHLYRPQPSPHRGGHPCSGLDAFVRRSRQNGQPSVSPTAVPSTKTYERTENQRREDSQVANELPETNHRYVNASTSMAVDRDLRTANATASMADKGYGTSAIASSNLASVDRPTCKKTSEAAYHPFVNIRESDGTNQQTSGADSSPVGGGDRTVKSGVKQVWIVGHSYVYWAEKQAVARNYGAQLGIPYEAAKLTWLGKIGMVWEDIRGELLKAEARHGKPDVLITHLGGSDLGKTKSLDLIRCIRQDMQWVVDRWRAVIVIWSNIIPRMAWEGVSRGAGVERARKKINAAMAKVIPPLGGRCIQHTVIKGNCTGYYREDGAHLSDVATDLFNITLQEAVEAVVFPVATG, from the exons ATGGACGGACGCAGCCAGCAGCATCTCCCAGCAGATTACTCTCCTTCGAAAATGTCCGGAGTCCAGCGGAGCAGCCGCCCGGCCAGAGGGAGAGTCCCGCCTAAGCGGCCCGGGAAAGGAGAGAGAAAAATTGGGTCCAGCGAGCTGCAGCCAGTTTCCGGGTCACGTGTGAGAAGGGAGCCGGCAGTGAGCGGAAAGGGACAAACTGCTGCAGAAAGCGAATCCAGCTGCTTTAAAATCAGCTACAATTCTATTTTAGAGACCATAGAGGCGATTTTACAGCAGGCCAAGGATGAAATGACCAATCGGCAGCCATTTCCACAAGCAATCACAGTGCCAGGAGGGAATCCAGCACATCAGTTGCCTAGGAGAGGCCTGGCACAGCAGCTCAGGGTGAGTGACCCTAATACCCCCTCCATACAGTCAGCAGGGGCCTCCAGTAGGCAGCATGGACGGGAGGGCACTGTTGCCCCTACACCTCAACCGCCAGCACTCTCCAGCCGTGTACAAAGCATCCACAGTCTTCAGAGGGCTAAATATTGTAGCAGCACGGGGTCCCCAACTTCGTGTCCAACCCAGCCCCCATACCACGCCATGACAGACGATTCTCCAACTGAGGGGCGCAGTGTTGGGTGCTACAAAGAACGCAGTCCGGAAGCCGATATGCAGTCCAACCATCGTATCAGGCAGTCGCGTCCCAGGGAACGAGAAAATTGCTCCCCCCGCAGGCTTACACTCTACAGGTGCTGCAGTCACAGGGAGCAACAGTGGGAAGACGTCAGGGAAGTGAGGCCAGATTGGAGGGAATCTAGATCACGCAGTCGCAGGTCACCGCCTCACAATGCAGAGGTTAGCAGACATCTATACAGACCGCAACCTTCACCGCACAGAGGAGGTCATCCTTGCTCAGGTTTGGATGCTTTTGTCAGGCGGTCAAGACAGAATGGTCAGCCCAGTGTTTCCCCAACAGCAGTTCCTAGCACAAAGACGTATGAACGGACAGAGAATCAGCGCAGAGAAGACAGCCAGGTTGCCAATGAGCTTCCAGAAACTAACCACCGTTACGTCAATGCCTCTACCAGCATGGCAGTGGATCGGGACCTGAGAACAGCCAATGCCACAGCCAGCATGGCAGACAAGGGGTATGGCACATCAGCCATAGCCTCTAGCAACTTGGCTTCAGTGGACAGACCCACATGCAAGAAAACCTCAGAAGCCGCATACCATCCATTCGTCAACATCAGAGAGTCCGATGGAACCAATCAGCAGACATCGGGAGCCGATTCCAGCCCCGTGGGCGGTGGCGACAGAACAG TTAAAAGTGGAGTAAAACAAGTGTGGATCGTCGGACACTCCTATGTCTATTGGGCGGAGAAGCAGGCAGTGGCCCGGAATTACGGGGCCCAATTAGGTATACCGTACGAGGCAGCGAAGCTGACTTGGCTGGGTAAGATTGGCATGGTGTGGGAGGACATTAGGGGCGAGTTGCTGAAAGCAGAAGCGCGGCACGGGAAACCCGACGTGTTAATCACGCACCTTGGTGGAAGTGACTTAGGTAAGACAAAATCACTAGATTTAATCAGGTGCATACGCCAAGACATGCAGTGGGTGGTCGATCGCTGGAGGGCGGTCATCGTTATTTGGTCAAACATTATCCCCCGTATGGCGTGGGAGGGCGTCAGCCGGGGAGCAGGAGTGGAGAGGGCACGTAAAAAGATAAATGCAGCCATGGCCAAAGTTATCCCCCCCTTAGGTGGGCGCTGCATTCAGCACACTGTCATTAAGGGGAATTGCACAGGATATTATCGGGAGGACGGGGCTCATCTATCGGATGTTGCAACGGATTTGTTTAACATTACGCTGCAAGAGGCTGTAGAGGCGGTGGTATTTCCAGTGGCCACAGGGTGA